In Stenotrophomonas sp. 610A2, one DNA window encodes the following:
- a CDS encoding GNAT family N-acetyltransferase produces MHEPLLGGRVRLRPWHAGDLDALLEHANDAAVSRGLSTRFPYPYTRADGEAFLAGQVLDLRGQVFALEMDGQACGGIGVTQGRDERRHSASLGYWLGQRYWGQGIMTAVVGAYVPWVMDTLALTRMSAQVMAGNPASARVLLKNGFVEEGTERQSVLKDGQLHDMRCFALIRTLLKLA; encoded by the coding sequence ATGCATGAGCCGCTGCTCGGCGGTCGCGTCCGGTTACGCCCCTGGCACGCAGGGGACCTGGACGCGCTGCTCGAGCATGCCAACGATGCGGCGGTATCGCGGGGGCTGAGCACGCGCTTTCCCTATCCGTATACCCGCGCCGATGGCGAGGCGTTTCTGGCGGGACAGGTGCTGGACCTGCGGGGGCAGGTGTTTGCACTGGAGATGGATGGTCAGGCCTGCGGGGGCATCGGCGTGACCCAGGGCAGGGACGAGCGGCGTCATTCGGCATCGCTGGGTTATTGGCTGGGCCAGCGCTATTGGGGGCAGGGCATCATGACCGCGGTGGTCGGCGCCTATGTGCCGTGGGTGATGGATACCCTGGCGCTGACACGAATGTCCGCACAGGTGATGGCCGGCAACCCGGCCTCGGCGCGGGTGCTGTTGAAGAATGGATTCGTGGAGGAGGGCACCGAACGCCAATCGGTGCTCAAGGACGGGCAGTTGCATGACATGCGCTGCTTCGCCCTGATCAGGACTTTGCTGAAATTGGCGTAA
- the trmB gene encoding tRNA (guanosine(46)-N7)-methyltransferase TrmB: MTNPFDSAGSKAPPKPFTVTEGRREIRSFVLRQGRFTPAQQRAFDDRWPRFGIDFNGEPRDLQATFGRDAPKVLEIGFGNGAALRYAAQFDTSKDYIGIEVHAPGVGRLLNALADDNADNVKLYHHDAVEVLEKEVADGALDEIRIYFPDPWHKKRHNKRRLVQPGFAELLVRKLRVGGRLHCATDWEDYAEQMWDVLDATPGLVNRAGPRGAVPRPDWRPQTHFETRGQKLGHGVWDLLYDKPGNTDAS; this comes from the coding sequence ATGACCAATCCTTTTGACAGCGCGGGCTCCAAGGCACCGCCCAAGCCCTTCACCGTGACCGAAGGCCGCCGCGAGATCCGCAGTTTCGTGCTGCGCCAGGGCCGCTTCACCCCGGCCCAGCAGCGCGCGTTCGACGACCGTTGGCCGCGCTTCGGCATCGACTTCAATGGCGAACCACGCGACCTGCAGGCCACCTTCGGCCGTGACGCACCCAAGGTGTTGGAAATTGGTTTCGGCAACGGCGCCGCACTGCGCTACGCCGCCCAGTTCGATACCTCCAAGGACTACATCGGCATCGAGGTGCACGCTCCGGGCGTCGGCCGCCTGCTCAATGCCTTGGCCGATGACAACGCCGACAACGTCAAGCTCTACCACCACGATGCAGTCGAGGTGCTGGAGAAGGAAGTAGCCGACGGCGCTCTTGATGAGATCCGCATCTATTTCCCCGATCCCTGGCACAAGAAGCGCCACAACAAGCGCCGTCTGGTGCAGCCAGGCTTTGCCGAACTGCTGGTGCGCAAGCTGCGCGTTGGCGGCCGCCTGCATTGCGCCACCGACTGGGAAGACTATGCCGAGCAGATGTGGGACGTGCTCGATGCCACGCCCGGCCTGGTCAACCGCGCCGGCCCGCGTGGCGCGGTGCCGCGTCCGGACTGGCGCCCGCAGACCCACTTCGAGACCCGTGGCCAGAAGCTCGGCCATGGCGTCTGGGATCTGTTGTATGACAAGCCCGGCAATACGGACGCAAGCTGA
- the mscL gene encoding large-conductance mechanosensitive channel protein MscL, whose protein sequence is MGMISEFKEFAMRGNVIDLAVGVVIGGAFGKIVTSLVDKVIMPPIGWLIGNVDFSALAWTLAPAKIGADGKEIPAVVIGYGDFINTLIQFIIVAFAIFMLVKVVNRLSRKKAEAPAAAPEPSEEVLLLREIRDSLNKH, encoded by the coding sequence ATGGGAATGATCAGCGAATTCAAGGAATTTGCGATGCGCGGCAACGTCATCGACCTCGCGGTCGGTGTCGTCATCGGTGGTGCGTTCGGCAAGATCGTCACCTCGCTGGTGGACAAAGTGATCATGCCGCCGATCGGCTGGCTGATCGGCAATGTCGATTTCTCGGCATTGGCCTGGACGCTGGCACCGGCCAAGATCGGCGCCGATGGCAAGGAAATCCCCGCCGTGGTGATCGGCTATGGCGATTTCATCAACACGCTGATCCAGTTCATCATTGTCGCCTTCGCGATCTTCATGCTGGTCAAGGTGGTCAACCGCCTCTCACGCAAGAAGGCCGAAGCACCGGCCGCTGCGCCTGAGCCGAGCGAAGAAGTACTGCTGCTGCGCGAAATCCGCGACAGCCTCAACAAGCACTGA
- the thiS gene encoding sulfur carrier protein ThiS, which yields MNIHLNGEPRQLQPSLTLIELLVAEGLAERRVAVEVNGDIIPRSQHANHTLQDGDVVEIVHALGGG from the coding sequence ATGAACATCCATCTCAATGGCGAACCGCGCCAGCTGCAGCCCTCCCTTACTCTGATCGAACTCTTGGTCGCCGAAGGCCTGGCCGAGCGCCGCGTGGCAGTCGAGGTAAACGGCGACATCATTCCGCGCAGCCAGCATGCGAACCACACACTGCAGGACGGTGACGTGGTGGAAATAGTGCACGCACTGGGCGGCGGCTAA
- a CDS encoding thiazole synthase — MNANVPTDSLVIAGKTYSSRLLTGTGKFKDLEETRLATEAAGAQIVTVAIRRTNIGQNPGEPNLLDVLPPDRYAILPNTAGCYTAEDAVRTCRLARELLDGHNLTKLEVLGDQKTLYPDVMATLKAAEQLVKDGFDVMVYTSDDPILAKRLEEIGCAAVMPLAAPIGSGLGIQNKYNLIEIIENAKVPIIVDAGVGTASDAAIAMELGCDGVLMNTAIAGARNPVLMASAMRKAVEAGREAFLAGRIPRKRYASASSPVDGLIG, encoded by the coding sequence ATGAATGCAAATGTCCCCACCGATTCGCTGGTCATCGCCGGCAAAACCTATTCCTCCCGGCTGCTGACCGGCACCGGCAAGTTCAAGGATCTGGAAGAAACCCGCCTGGCTACTGAAGCCGCTGGCGCCCAGATCGTCACCGTGGCCATCCGCCGCACCAACATCGGCCAGAACCCGGGCGAGCCCAACCTGCTCGACGTGCTGCCGCCGGACCGCTACGCCATCCTGCCCAATACCGCTGGCTGCTATACCGCCGAAGACGCGGTGCGCACCTGCCGCCTGGCGCGTGAACTGCTGGACGGCCACAACCTGACCAAGCTGGAAGTGCTGGGCGACCAGAAGACCCTGTACCCGGACGTGATGGCTACCCTCAAGGCCGCCGAACAACTGGTGAAGGATGGCTTCGACGTCATGGTCTACACCTCCGATGACCCGATCCTGGCCAAGCGCCTGGAGGAGATCGGCTGCGCCGCGGTGATGCCGCTGGCCGCGCCGATTGGTTCCGGCCTGGGTATCCAGAACAAGTACAACCTGATCGAGATCATCGAGAACGCCAAGGTGCCGATCATCGTCGATGCCGGCGTCGGCACCGCCTCGGATGCAGCCATCGCCATGGAGCTGGGCTGCGACGGCGTATTGATGAACACCGCCATTGCCGGCGCTCGCAACCCGGTATTGATGGCCAGCGCCATGCGCAAGGCGGTGGAAGCTGGCCGCGAGGCCTTCCTCGCCGGCCGCATCCCGCGCAAGCGCTACGCCAGCGCCTCCTCTCCCGTTGATGGGCTGATCGGCTGA
- a CDS encoding alanine/glycine:cation symporter family protein: MCLGAGLWFSVRTRFMQIRGFAEMCRLTIRGEKSDAGVSSFQALAMSMAGRMGIGNIAGVATAIAYGGPGAIFWMWVMGFLGASTSYVECTLAQIYKVKDGEGRYRGGPAYYIEKAMGLKWYAAVFAVATVIAGGFLLPGVQANAIADSAVNVLCTGADACASVGGTASMKLWIGLAVAALLGIIIFGGVKRIASFAEVIVPFMALGFILMAIVVMMLNASKVPAMFSDIFSSAFGAHAAFGGIIGQAIAWGVKRGIYANEAGQGTGPHAAAAAEVSHPAKQGYVQAFAIYFDTMLVCTSTAFLVLSTGMYNVFREVTEGGVTKLEAIITGVPGVQPSEGALFTQAAVESVLPGWGGGFVALALFFFAFTTIMAYYYMAETNLTYLAGSNRTHPAATLVLRLGIMAMVVFGAYHNAKMAWALGDIGVGLMAWLNVIAILILQKPAMLALSDYERQKKLGLDPVFDPDALGIKNAEFWRSNK; this comes from the coding sequence ATGTGTCTGGGCGCCGGTCTCTGGTTCAGTGTGCGCACCCGCTTCATGCAGATCCGGGGTTTTGCCGAGATGTGCCGGCTCACCATCCGCGGCGAGAAGTCCGATGCGGGTGTCTCATCGTTCCAGGCGCTGGCCATGTCGATGGCAGGGCGCATGGGTATCGGCAACATCGCCGGCGTGGCCACGGCTATTGCCTATGGCGGACCTGGCGCGATTTTCTGGATGTGGGTGATGGGCTTCCTCGGCGCATCCACCTCCTATGTGGAGTGCACGCTGGCACAGATCTACAAGGTCAAGGACGGCGAAGGCCGTTACCGCGGTGGCCCGGCGTATTACATTGAAAAAGCCATGGGCTTGAAGTGGTACGCGGCGGTGTTCGCCGTGGCTACCGTCATCGCTGGTGGCTTCCTGCTGCCGGGTGTGCAGGCCAATGCGATTGCCGACAGCGCGGTCAACGTGCTTTGCACTGGTGCCGACGCCTGCGCCTCGGTGGGCGGCACGGCAAGCATGAAGCTGTGGATCGGCCTGGCCGTGGCAGCACTGCTGGGCATCATCATCTTCGGTGGCGTGAAGCGCATTGCCAGCTTCGCCGAAGTCATCGTGCCGTTCATGGCACTGGGCTTCATCCTGATGGCGATCGTGGTGATGATGCTCAATGCCAGCAAGGTGCCGGCGATGTTCTCGGACATCTTCTCCAGCGCATTCGGCGCGCACGCGGCTTTTGGCGGCATCATCGGCCAGGCCATCGCCTGGGGCGTCAAGCGCGGCATCTACGCCAATGAGGCTGGCCAGGGCACCGGTCCGCACGCCGCTGCCGCCGCCGAGGTATCGCACCCGGCCAAGCAGGGTTATGTGCAGGCTTTCGCCATCTATTTCGACACCATGCTGGTCTGCACCTCGACCGCGTTCCTGGTGCTGTCCACCGGCATGTACAACGTGTTCCGCGAAGTGACCGAAGGCGGCGTGACCAAGCTCGAAGCCATCATCACCGGCGTACCCGGCGTGCAGCCCTCCGAAGGTGCCCTGTTTACCCAGGCAGCGGTGGAGTCGGTGTTGCCTGGCTGGGGGGGGGGCTTTGTGGCCCTGGCGCTGTTCTTCTTCGCCTTCACCACGATCATGGCCTATTACTACATGGCCGAAACCAACCTGACCTACCTGGCTGGCAGCAACCGCACCCATCCGGCGGCTACCCTGGTGCTGCGTCTTGGCATCATGGCGATGGTGGTGTTTGGCGCTTACCACAATGCGAAAATGGCCTGGGCGCTGGGTGATATCGGCGTGGGCTTGATGGCCTGGCTGAACGTCATCGCCATCCTGATCCTGCAAAAGCCTGCCATGCTTGCACTGTCCGACTATGAGCGGCAGAAGAAGCTTGGCCTGGACCCGGTCTTCGACCCCGATGCACTGGGCATCAAGAATGCCGAATTCTGGCGTAGCAACAAGTAA
- a CDS encoding fumarylacetoacetate hydrolase family protein: MTDLIPALPLPRIPVAGGGTFPVHRIYCVGRNFADHAREMGAAAPASASERGQPMFFMKPADAVVIGDAAIPYPSATSDLHHEVELVVALGKDAPAGVLAVEDAMALVLAYGVGLDLTRRDLQAAAKAKGGPWDIAKGFDHSAPVSSLVLASEVGALAPLELSLEINGEVRQKSTLDQMIWNVPDILHELSKLYALRAGDLVFMGTPAGVAALQRGDRFSARLGNIAQRDGVIV, from the coding sequence ATGACTGATCTGATCCCTGCCCTGCCCTTGCCCCGCATCCCGGTCGCCGGTGGCGGTACGTTCCCGGTGCACCGCATCTATTGCGTGGGCCGCAACTTTGCCGACCATGCACGCGAGATGGGCGCTGCCGCCCCCGCCTCGGCCAGCGAGCGCGGCCAGCCGATGTTCTTCATGAAGCCCGCCGATGCCGTGGTCATTGGCGATGCCGCGATTCCCTACCCGTCCGCCACCTCCGATCTGCACCATGAGGTCGAACTGGTCGTGGCACTTGGCAAGGATGCACCTGCCGGCGTGCTCGCCGTGGAAGATGCGATGGCGCTGGTACTGGCCTACGGCGTAGGCCTGGACCTGACCCGCCGCGACCTGCAGGCCGCTGCCAAGGCGAAGGGCGGCCCCTGGGATATCGCCAAGGGCTTCGACCATTCCGCTCCGGTCAGCAGCCTCGTGCTGGCATCCGAGGTGGGTGCCCTGGCGCCGCTGGAGCTGTCACTGGAAATCAATGGCGAAGTACGGCAGAAGTCCACGCTGGACCAGATGATCTGGAATGTCCCGGATATCCTGCACGAGCTGTCCAAGCTCTATGCACTGCGTGCCGGCGACCTTGTCTTCATGGGTACCCCCGCCGGCGTGGCCGCCCTGCAACGCGGTGATCGCTTCAGTGCGCGCCTCGGAAACATCGCACAACGCGACGGCGTGATCGTCTGA
- a CDS encoding SLC13 family permease: MDTALTLTTDMKLVLGLVGFTMAMFLFERIRADVVALVVMVVLGVTGLIAPEEIFGGFSGNAVMSIIATTILGAGLDRTGALNRLAGWLLRRSHGLEQRLLLLTTATAGLNSSFMQNPSVMALYLPVASRLASRTALTLKRQLLPISAAIVMGGALTMVGNSPLILLNDLLMSANNNLPSGTATIEPLRMFAPLPIGIALLIASLLYFRFYGSRKLQEEETESEDGQAPARTESYFAKAYGIEGDVFELLVTAESPLVGMTVGEAENLFDAPLFLALKTGDDTRLSPPADMRIWVGSALGVMGPRRQVSDFAQNQFLRMSSRLKQLGDLFNPARAGISEAVVPPTSRLIGKTAGELRLRKERGISLLAINRDKQVIREDVRNTPLRAGDMLVFHSIWQDLATAAESRDFVVVTDYPKGEQRPHKFKIAMAIFALTIIIALTSHLPVALTLLTGVAGMLLTGVLRMDEAYAAINWKTIFMMAGLIPLGWAMDSSGAAAWIAGHTIDKLPTGIPVWVLEIALALLTTAFSLVISHVGATIVMVPIAVNLALAAGGNPTAFALIVALSASNNLMTASNPVISMAMGPAKYTPREMWRVGGPLSLLYTVIVVIMINIMF; this comes from the coding sequence ATGGATACCGCGCTGACGCTCACCACCGATATGAAGCTCGTGCTCGGGCTGGTGGGCTTCACGATGGCCATGTTCCTGTTCGAGCGCATCCGCGCCGACGTGGTGGCCTTGGTGGTGATGGTGGTGCTGGGCGTCACCGGCCTGATCGCCCCGGAAGAAATCTTCGGCGGTTTCTCCGGTAACGCGGTGATGAGCATCATCGCCACCACCATTCTCGGTGCCGGCCTGGACCGCACCGGCGCGTTGAACCGGCTCGCCGGCTGGTTGCTGCGGCGTTCGCATGGACTGGAACAACGGCTGCTGCTGCTGACCACTGCCACCGCCGGTTTGAACTCTTCGTTCATGCAGAACCCGTCGGTGATGGCGCTGTACCTGCCGGTCGCCTCGCGCCTGGCCTCGCGCACCGCACTCACCTTGAAACGCCAACTGCTGCCGATTTCCGCCGCCATCGTGATGGGTGGCGCACTGACCATGGTCGGCAACTCGCCGCTGATCCTGCTCAACGACTTGTTGATGTCGGCCAACAACAACCTGCCTTCCGGCACCGCCACCATCGAACCACTGCGCATGTTCGCGCCGTTGCCGATTGGTATCGCGCTGCTGATCGCTTCGTTGCTGTACTTCCGTTTTTACGGCAGCCGCAAGCTGCAGGAAGAAGAAACCGAAAGCGAAGACGGCCAGGCCCCGGCCCGAACCGAAAGCTATTTTGCCAAGGCCTACGGCATTGAAGGCGATGTCTTCGAACTGCTGGTCACCGCCGAGAGTCCTCTGGTCGGCATGACCGTGGGCGAGGCTGAAAACCTGTTCGACGCCCCGCTGTTCCTTGCGCTGAAAACCGGCGATGACACGCGCCTGTCGCCACCGGCGGACATGCGCATCTGGGTTGGCAGCGCACTGGGCGTGATGGGTCCACGCCGGCAGGTGTCGGACTTCGCGCAGAACCAGTTCCTGCGCATGTCCTCGCGGCTGAAGCAGCTGGGCGATCTGTTCAATCCGGCCCGCGCTGGCATTTCCGAAGCAGTGGTACCGCCTACCTCGCGCCTGATCGGCAAGACCGCCGGCGAACTGCGCCTGCGCAAGGAACGCGGCATCAGCCTGCTGGCGATCAACCGCGACAAGCAGGTGATCCGCGAGGACGTGCGCAACACGCCACTACGCGCCGGCGACATGCTGGTCTTCCACAGCATCTGGCAGGACCTGGCCACCGCAGCCGAGAGCCGCGACTTCGTGGTGGTCACTGACTACCCCAAGGGCGAGCAGCGCCCGCACAAGTTCAAGATCGCGATGGCGATCTTCGCGCTGACCATCATCATCGCGCTCACCTCGCACTTGCCGGTCGCCCTGACCCTGCTCACCGGCGTGGCCGGCATGTTGTTGACTGGCGTGCTGCGCATGGACGAGGCCTATGCGGCGATCAACTGGAAGACCATCTTCATGATGGCCGGCCTGATTCCGCTGGGCTGGGCGATGGACAGCAGTGGCGCGGCGGCATGGATCGCCGGCCACACCATCGACAAACTGCCTACCGGCATTCCCGTCTGGGTGCTGGAGATCGCATTGGCCTTGCTGACCACCGCATTCTCACTGGTGATCAGCCATGTCGGTGCGACCATCGTGATGGTGCCGATCGCAGTCAACCTGGCCTTGGCTGCCGGCGGCAATCCCACCGCGTTCGCCCTGATCGTCGCCTTGTCGGCATCCAACAACCTGATGACCGCGTCCAACCCGGTGATCTCGATGGCAATGGGCCCGGCCAAATACACCCCGCGTGAGATGTGGCGGGTAGGCGGCCCCTTGTCGCTGCTCTACACCGTGATCGTGGTGATCATGATCAACATCATGTTCTGA
- a CDS encoding M28 family peptidase: MRRRALSLALLLLCTSAAANAAPTHIPQQSLAKAGELREQALADNTAWQVVESLTTEIGPRMAGSEADARAVEWAKAKFKALGFDKVWTEPVTFPKWERRSEHASVLGAHPQPLTITALGGSPAGTVEAEVVRFEGLDALKAAPEGSLAGKIAYIDFTMTRKRNGEDYGIGGSVRSRGPSEAIRKGAVGFIMRSAGTDSHRMPHTGITRYDEGLTPVPSAALSGPDADQLNRLVARGATRIRIALDCGWDGTYTSQNVIGEITGRSLPKEVVVIGGHLDSWDLGTGAIDDGAGVGITMAAGHLIGQLKQAPKRTIRVIAFANEEQGLYGGKAYAAARVAAGEVVQQHIAAESDFGAGRIYAFNTGSGNPAESREATRQIGEALAPLGIEYRANEGGPGPDVGPLAAKGGAWAWLAQDGTDYFDLHHTPDDTLDKIDPKALAQNVAAYTVFAYLAAESEGSFGSEAKDVVPPRE, translated from the coding sequence ATGCGTCGCCGTGCTCTTTCCCTTGCCCTTCTACTGCTGTGCACCTCGGCCGCTGCCAACGCAGCGCCTACCCATATCCCGCAGCAGTCGCTGGCCAAGGCTGGCGAACTGCGTGAGCAGGCATTGGCCGACAACACCGCGTGGCAGGTGGTTGAATCGCTGACCACCGAAATCGGTCCGCGCATGGCCGGCAGCGAAGCCGATGCGCGCGCGGTGGAATGGGCCAAGGCCAAGTTCAAGGCGCTGGGCTTCGACAAGGTCTGGACCGAGCCGGTCACCTTCCCCAAGTGGGAACGCCGCAGCGAGCACGCCTCGGTGTTGGGCGCGCACCCGCAGCCGCTGACCATCACCGCACTCGGCGGCAGCCCGGCCGGCACGGTTGAAGCCGAAGTCGTGCGTTTCGAGGGCCTGGACGCGCTGAAGGCTGCCCCAGAGGGTTCGTTGGCGGGCAAGATCGCCTACATCGACTTCACCATGACCCGCAAGCGCAACGGCGAGGACTATGGCATCGGCGGCAGCGTGCGTAGCCGTGGTCCGTCGGAGGCGATCCGCAAGGGTGCGGTCGGTTTCATCATGCGCTCGGCCGGTACCGACTCGCACCGCATGCCGCATACCGGCATCACCCGCTATGACGAAGGCCTGACCCCCGTGCCGTCGGCGGCGCTGTCCGGCCCTGACGCCGACCAGCTCAACCGTCTGGTCGCACGCGGCGCCACCCGTATCCGCATCGCGCTGGATTGCGGCTGGGATGGCACTTACACCTCGCAGAATGTGATCGGCGAAATCACCGGCCGCAGCCTGCCCAAGGAAGTAGTGGTGATCGGTGGCCATCTGGATTCCTGGGACCTGGGCACGGGTGCCATCGATGACGGCGCGGGCGTAGGCATCACCATGGCCGCTGGCCATTTGATCGGTCAGCTCAAGCAGGCGCCCAAGCGCACGATCCGCGTCATCGCCTTCGCCAACGAAGAGCAGGGGCTGTACGGCGGCAAGGCTTATGCTGCAGCGCGCGTGGCAGCTGGCGAGGTCGTGCAGCAGCATATCGCCGCCGAGAGCGACTTCGGCGCGGGGCGCATCTATGCCTTCAACACCGGTTCGGGCAACCCGGCCGAGTCGCGTGAAGCCACCCGTCAGATCGGCGAAGCACTGGCGCCGTTGGGCATTGAGTACCGCGCCAACGAAGGTGGTCCCGGCCCCGACGTAGGCCCGCTGGCCGCCAAGGGCGGCGCCTGGGCGTGGCTGGCGCAGGACGGGACCGATTACTTCGATCTGCACCACACCCCGGACGATACCTTGGACAAGATCGACCCGAAGGCATTGGCGCAGAACGTGGCTGCCTACACCGTGTTTGCCTATCTGGCGGCGGAGTCCGAGGGCAGTTTCGGCAGCGAAGCCAAGGATGTGGTGCCGCCGCGGGAGTGA
- a CDS encoding Rieske (2Fe-2S) protein: protein MSSAIASGIELCPLEVVPDQGFHAVVAVIDGDAETLVLYREGNSVRAWLNVCPHAGRALDWAPGQFLKSREGHLVCAVHGASFELEGGICVAGPCKGDSLRAVPVSVADGKVLLG from the coding sequence ATGTCCAGCGCCATCGCTTCCGGAATCGAACTTTGCCCGCTTGAGGTCGTGCCTGACCAGGGCTTCCATGCGGTGGTGGCGGTGATTGATGGCGACGCCGAGACGCTCGTGCTGTACCGCGAAGGCAACTCGGTGCGCGCATGGTTGAATGTCTGCCCGCATGCAGGGCGCGCGTTGGATTGGGCACCCGGTCAGTTCCTCAAAAGCCGCGAAGGGCATCTTGTGTGCGCGGTGCATGGCGCTTCATTCGAGCTGGAAGGCGGTATCTGCGTGGCTGGCCCGTGCAAGGGCGATTCGCTGCGCGCGGTGCCGGTATCGGTAGCGGATGGCAAGGTGTTGCTGGGCTGA
- a CDS encoding TrmH family RNA methyltransferase — translation MSNPWNNRRPSSRPPRATPAAPSAAREGGDGVPVRGGDEMRLYGFNAVQAMFAKRPQALRKLYLAEDMIQRLQPVLKWCVANRVGYRVVGDGDLNKLAATTHHEGLVADVQKQEPLALATWLASLKDGPALALWLDGVGNPHNFGAILRSAAHFGVAAILLPADSTLALSGAAARVAEGGAESVPLVRLPALPQAVAQLRDAGFGLAATLVADGDNVFTTELPDRMVYVMGAEGEGMDRDFAQSCDLRLSIPGSGAVESLNVASATAVFLASWNSRKQR, via the coding sequence GTGAGTAACCCCTGGAACAACCGTCGCCCTTCTTCGCGGCCACCCCGCGCAACCCCGGCTGCGCCGTCAGCCGCACGTGAAGGTGGTGACGGTGTACCAGTACGCGGCGGCGATGAAATGCGCCTGTACGGCTTCAATGCCGTACAGGCGATGTTTGCCAAGCGCCCGCAGGCGCTGCGCAAGCTCTACCTGGCCGAGGACATGATCCAGCGCCTGCAGCCGGTGCTGAAATGGTGTGTGGCCAACCGCGTGGGTTACCGCGTGGTTGGCGATGGCGACCTCAACAAACTGGCCGCCACCACCCACCACGAAGGCCTGGTGGCCGACGTGCAGAAGCAGGAACCGCTGGCGCTGGCGACCTGGCTGGCATCGTTGAAGGACGGTCCTGCGCTGGCCTTGTGGCTGGACGGCGTGGGCAACCCGCACAACTTCGGCGCGATCCTGCGTTCGGCCGCACATTTTGGTGTTGCGGCAATCCTGTTGCCGGCTGACTCGACCCTGGCCCTGTCCGGCGCTGCCGCGCGCGTCGCCGAAGGTGGCGCCGAATCGGTGCCGCTGGTCCGTCTGCCAGCGCTGCCGCAGGCGGTTGCGCAGCTGCGCGATGCCGGCTTTGGTCTGGCCGCGACCCTGGTGGCCGATGGCGACAACGTCTTCACCACCGAGCTGCCGGATCGCATGGTCTACGTGATGGGTGCGGAGGGCGAGGGCATGGACCGCGACTTCGCGCAGAGCTGTGACCTGCGCTTGTCGATTCCCGGAAGCGGCGCAGTGGAAAGCCTGAATGTGGCCTCGGCCACCGCGGTATTCCTGGCCAGCTGGAACAGCCGCAAGCAGCGTTGA